A window of Arcobacter acticola genomic DNA:
GAGGTAGAGAAGCAGCTAAAAAAGCTAGGGATTTAACTAGAAAAAAAGACTCTATGTCTGTGGGAACACTTCCAGGAAAACTAGCTGAATGTCAATCTAAAGACCCAGCAATTAGAGAATTATACCTGGTGGAAGGGGACTCAGCAGGAGGTTCTGCAAAACAAGGCAGAGATAGAGTTTTTCAAGCAATTTTACCACTTAAAGGTAAGATTTTAAATGTTGAAAAATCAAGACTTGATAAAATTTTAAAATCAGATGAAATTAGAAATATGATTACGGCACTAGGTTGTGGAATTGGTGAAGATTTCGATAATGAAAAAATTAGATATCACAAAGTTATAATTATGACAGATGCCGATGTTGATGGATCTCATATTCAAACACTTTTATTAACATTTTTCTTTAGATTCTTAAGACCTGTTATTGAGAATGGTTACTTATATATTGCTCAACCACCTCTTTATAGATATAAAAAAGGTAAAAATGAAATATATTTAAAAGATGATATTGCATTATCTGCATTTTTAATTGAAAATGGTTTAGAATCATTTGCTTTTGAAGGTTTAGGATATAACGATTTATTAGATTTATTTAAAATTGTTTCAAGATATAGAGGAATGTTAGCTCAATTAGGAAAAAGATATTCATTACTTGAAGTGTTAAAACACTTAATTGAAAACTCTGATTTAGTAAATCTTGATTTTACATCTTTATATGAAAAAGTTAAAGAGTTTTTAGAAGCTAAAGGTTATAACATTTTATCAAAAACTGTACTTGAAGATAAAATTCAACTATTCGTTCAAACAAAAGAGGGTCTAGAAGAGCTTATAATCGATGAGGAGCTATTTGCATCACCATATTTTAGTGAAGCTACTTATATTTATACTAGATTAGTAGAAAGAGATTTAACAGTATTTGAAGGTAGAGATTTATTAGATATTTTAGATGATATTGAAACTCTTGCAAAAAAAGGTGCTTATATTCAACGATATAAAGGTCTTGGGGAAATGAATCCTGAGCAATTATGGGAAACAACAATGATTCCTGAAAATAGAAGACTTTTAAGAGTTAAAATAGAAGATGCTGAAGTTGCATCTGATACATTTACTCTGTTTATGGGTGATGAAGTTGAACCTAGAAGAAACTATATTGAAGAACACGCAAAAGATGTTGAACACTTAGACGTTTAATAAACTCAAATAACAAAGAAATAAAATTTCTTTGTTATTTAAAAACTATTCTGACTTTGAAAATTTCTCAGTATGAGAAAATATTTTCCCTCTTTTTCTTAAAATATTATTTACAATATGGTAACCATGATTTAATGCAATTGCAATTGAACCACCTGATTTAAAGGCAATATCTCCTGCAACATAAATATCTTTTGCAGATGTTTCATGATGCTCATCAAATATTGGTTGTTCATCTTCATTTACACTTATTCCACATGATTTTAAGAAATCAACAGGTGTTGTTCCTCCAATTGCATATATTATTCTGTCAAATAATACACTATAACCATCATTGAACTCTACTTTTATTTTATCTTCTTCATTTTCTAATGATAAAATATCTGTATTCATTCTAAGTCTTAATTTTTCTTCACCATTATATTTTTTCAGTAGATTTTCATTTGTTTCATTTAGTCTTGAAAAAGTTGCTTTTCTATAAACTAAAGTAACATTATTGTTTTGATCAGCTAAATCATATGCATACTCAGCAGCAGAATTTCCACCACCAACAACTAATATTTTTTCATTTGTTGAGCATTTATCAAGATTAAAATTTACTTGTGCTTTTATTGATGGGGGAATTTTATAATCAGGTTTATTTGGTTTTCCCATTTTTCCAATAGCTACAATAGCATTTTTTGTTTGTATTAATCCAATTGAAGTATGTATTTCTAATAAATCTGTTTCTTTATTTCTTATGATTTTTTCAACTTCTGTATTAAATCTTGCATCAATCTTTTCAGTATCAAGTAAATTATTAAAATAATCAAGTGTAGTTTCTTTAGTTCCATCATAAAATTCAACATTACCCTGTAAAGTGGTAACTTGTCCTTTATAATCTTTATCTACTCTTTTATTATCTTTATAAAACTTTCTAATAGTATTAGAATGATTATCAGTTTTTTCTATTAGTAATATTTCCCCTATTTTATGTGCTGCTGCTTCGATAGCTGAACCAATTCCTCCTGGTCCTCCACCAATTATTAC
This region includes:
- the gyrB gene encoding DNA topoisomerase (ATP-hydrolyzing) subunit B, which translates into the protein MSEQEYGASNIKVLKGLEAVRKRPGMYIGDTSTNGLHHLVYEVVDNSIDEAMAGYCKNIKITMSKDHWIKVEDDGRGIPTAIHEGEGISAATVVLTVLHAGGKFDKDTYKVSGGLHGVGVSVVNALSKHLKMTIYREGKIHYQEFKCGIPQGPLEVIGDSPRKTGTTIEFLSDDSIFEVSKYEFAILAKRFKEVAYLNSFISITLDNEITKTKEVYHFEGGLKQFVEDMNKDTAVCDAVAFNDTIDGVEADIAVMYNDTYVEKTLSFVNNIRTIDGGTHEAGFKAGLTRSIVKYLNENAAAREKDVKITGDDVREGLIAVISVKVPEPQFEGQTKGKLGSSYVKAITQKLTGDALDKYFEENPQQAKAIMEKSLMAARGREAAKKARDLTRKKDSMSVGTLPGKLAECQSKDPAIRELYLVEGDSAGGSAKQGRDRVFQAILPLKGKILNVEKSRLDKILKSDEIRNMITALGCGIGEDFDNEKIRYHKVIIMTDADVDGSHIQTLLLTFFFRFLRPVIENGYLYIAQPPLYRYKKGKNEIYLKDDIALSAFLIENGLESFAFEGLGYNDLLDLFKIVSRYRGMLAQLGKRYSLLEVLKHLIENSDLVNLDFTSLYEKVKEFLEAKGYNILSKTVLEDKIQLFVQTKEGLEELIIDEELFASPYFSEATYIYTRLVERDLTVFEGRDLLDILDDIETLAKKGAYIQRYKGLGEMNPEQLWETTMIPENRRLLRVKIEDAEVASDTFTLFMGDEVEPRRNYIEEHAKDVEHLDV
- a CDS encoding NAD(P)-binding domain-containing protein, encoding MKDKIYDIVIIGGGPGGIGSAIEAAAHKIGEILLIEKTDNHSNTIRKFYKDNKRVDKDYKGQVTTLQGNVEFYDGTKETTLDYFNNLLDTEKIDARFNTEVEKIIRNKETDLLEIHTSIGLIQTKNAIVAIGKMGKPNKPDYKIPPSIKAQVNFNLDKCSTNEKILVVGGGNSAAEYAYDLADQNNNVTLVYRKATFSRLNETNENLLKKYNGEEKLRLRMNTDILSLENEEDKIKVEFNDGYSVLFDRIIYAIGGTTPVDFLKSCGISVNEDEQPIFDEHHETSAKDIYVAGDIAFKSGGSIAIALNHGYHIVNNILRKRGKIFSHTEKFSKSE